Proteins encoded within one genomic window of Rhinolophus sinicus isolate RSC01 linkage group LG05, ASM3656204v1, whole genome shotgun sequence:
- the GPR6 gene encoding G-protein coupled receptor 6 isoform X1, with translation MGMVQCPAAMNASASSLNESQVVAVAAERAATAVGARDTSEWGPPAAAAAAAALGASGAANGSLELSSQMATGPPGLLLSAVNPWDVLLCVSGTVIAGENALVVALIASTPALRTPMFVLVGSLATADLLAGCGLILHFVFQYVVPSDTVSLLTVGFLVSSFAASVSSLLAITVDRYLSLYNALTYYSRRTLLGVHLLLATTWTVSLGLGLLPVLGWNCLAEHAACSVVRPLTRSHVALLSATFFAVFGIMLHLYVRICQVVWRHAHQIALQQHCLAPPHLAATRKGVGTLAVVLGTFGVSWLPFAIYCVVGSREDPAVYTYATLLPATYNSMINPVIYAFRNQEIQRALWLLFCGCFQSKVPFRSRSPSEV, from the exons ATGGGCAT GGTGCAGTGTCCTGCCGCGATGAATGCGAGCGCCTCCTCGCTCAACGAATCCcaggtggtggcagtggcagcCGAGAGAGCGGCCACAGCAGTAGGGGCGCGGGACACCAGTGAATGGGGGCCCCCTGCAGCGGCTGCGGCTGCGGCTGCGCTGGGAGCCAGCGGCGCGGCTAATGGGTCTCTGGAGCTGTCTTCGCAGATGGCCACCGGGCCGCCTGGGCTGCTCCTGTCAGCGGTGAATCCATGGGACGTGCTGCTGTGCGTGTCGGGAACAGTGATCGCAGGAGAAAACGCGCTGGTGGTGGCGCTCATCGCGTCCACCCCGGCGCTACGCACACCCATGTTTGTGCTGGTGGGCAGCCTGGCCACCGCAGATCTCCTGGCGGGCTGTGGCCTGATCCTGCATTTCGTGTTCCAGTACGTGGTGCCCTCGGACACAGTGAGCCTGCTCACCGTGGGCTTCCTCGTGTCCTCCTTTGCTGCCTCAGTCAGCAGCCTGCTGGCCATCACCGTGGACCGCTATCTGTCCCTTTACAACGCGCTCACCTACTACTCGCGCCGGACCCTGTTGGGCGTGCACCTTCTGCTCGCCACCACCTGGACGGTGTCCCTAGGCCTTGGGCTGCTGCCGGTGCTCGGCTGGAACTGCCTGGCAGAGCATGCCGCCTGCAGCGTGGTGCGCCCACTGACGCGCAGCCACGTGGCGCTGCTCTCCGCCACCTTCTTCGCGGTCTTCGGCATCATGCTGCACTTGTACGTGCGCATCTGCCAGGTGGTCTGGCGCCACGCTCACCAGATCGCGCTGCAGCAGCACTGCTTGGCGCCCCCCCACCTCGCGGCCACCAGAAAGGGCGTGGGTACGCTGGCAGTGGTGCTGGGTACTTTCGGTGTCAGCTGGCTGCCCTTCGCCATATACTGCGTGGTGGGCAGCCGCGAGGACCCGGCGGTCTACACCTATGCCACCCTGCTGCCTGCCACCTACAACTCCATGATCAATCCTGTCATCTATGCCTTCCGCAACCAGGAGATCCAGCGTGCCCTGTGGCTCCTGTTCTGTGGCTGTTTCCAGTCCAAAGTGCCCTTCCGCTCCAGGTCCCCCAGCGAGGTCTGA
- the GPR6 gene encoding G-protein coupled receptor 6 isoform X2 produces MNASASSLNESQVVAVAAERAATAVGARDTSEWGPPAAAAAAAALGASGAANGSLELSSQMATGPPGLLLSAVNPWDVLLCVSGTVIAGENALVVALIASTPALRTPMFVLVGSLATADLLAGCGLILHFVFQYVVPSDTVSLLTVGFLVSSFAASVSSLLAITVDRYLSLYNALTYYSRRTLLGVHLLLATTWTVSLGLGLLPVLGWNCLAEHAACSVVRPLTRSHVALLSATFFAVFGIMLHLYVRICQVVWRHAHQIALQQHCLAPPHLAATRKGVGTLAVVLGTFGVSWLPFAIYCVVGSREDPAVYTYATLLPATYNSMINPVIYAFRNQEIQRALWLLFCGCFQSKVPFRSRSPSEV; encoded by the coding sequence ATGAATGCGAGCGCCTCCTCGCTCAACGAATCCcaggtggtggcagtggcagcCGAGAGAGCGGCCACAGCAGTAGGGGCGCGGGACACCAGTGAATGGGGGCCCCCTGCAGCGGCTGCGGCTGCGGCTGCGCTGGGAGCCAGCGGCGCGGCTAATGGGTCTCTGGAGCTGTCTTCGCAGATGGCCACCGGGCCGCCTGGGCTGCTCCTGTCAGCGGTGAATCCATGGGACGTGCTGCTGTGCGTGTCGGGAACAGTGATCGCAGGAGAAAACGCGCTGGTGGTGGCGCTCATCGCGTCCACCCCGGCGCTACGCACACCCATGTTTGTGCTGGTGGGCAGCCTGGCCACCGCAGATCTCCTGGCGGGCTGTGGCCTGATCCTGCATTTCGTGTTCCAGTACGTGGTGCCCTCGGACACAGTGAGCCTGCTCACCGTGGGCTTCCTCGTGTCCTCCTTTGCTGCCTCAGTCAGCAGCCTGCTGGCCATCACCGTGGACCGCTATCTGTCCCTTTACAACGCGCTCACCTACTACTCGCGCCGGACCCTGTTGGGCGTGCACCTTCTGCTCGCCACCACCTGGACGGTGTCCCTAGGCCTTGGGCTGCTGCCGGTGCTCGGCTGGAACTGCCTGGCAGAGCATGCCGCCTGCAGCGTGGTGCGCCCACTGACGCGCAGCCACGTGGCGCTGCTCTCCGCCACCTTCTTCGCGGTCTTCGGCATCATGCTGCACTTGTACGTGCGCATCTGCCAGGTGGTCTGGCGCCACGCTCACCAGATCGCGCTGCAGCAGCACTGCTTGGCGCCCCCCCACCTCGCGGCCACCAGAAAGGGCGTGGGTACGCTGGCAGTGGTGCTGGGTACTTTCGGTGTCAGCTGGCTGCCCTTCGCCATATACTGCGTGGTGGGCAGCCGCGAGGACCCGGCGGTCTACACCTATGCCACCCTGCTGCCTGCCACCTACAACTCCATGATCAATCCTGTCATCTATGCCTTCCGCAACCAGGAGATCCAGCGTGCCCTGTGGCTCCTGTTCTGTGGCTGTTTCCAGTCCAAAGTGCCCTTCCGCTCCAGGTCCCCCAGCGAGGTCTGA